One window of Triticum dicoccoides isolate Atlit2015 ecotype Zavitan chromosome 5A, WEW_v2.0, whole genome shotgun sequence genomic DNA carries:
- the LOC119302863 gene encoding carboxyl-terminal-processing peptidase 2, chloroplastic-like isoform X1, with product MLLPVRRPHVAPSRAASPRHVSSSLGPRSRQVDRALRGSTVARASPAATEAAAAGLGRRAVLGMALAVSLSAPAYCRAPPPSASALTEENLLFLEAWRAVDRAYYDKSFNGQSWFRYRERALRDDPMNTRQETYAAIKKMLATLDDPFTRLLEPEKFKSLRSGTQGALTGVGLSIGYPLALKGSPSGLSVMSAAPGGPAEKAGIVSGDVILAIDDTSAQDMDIYDAADRLQGPEGSSIDLTILSGADTRHVVLKRERYTLNPVRSRMCEIPGSEDSSKIGYIKLTTFNQNAAGSVKEAIKKLRENNVKAFVLDLRNNSGGLFPEGIEIAKIWMDKGVIVYICDSRGVRDIYEADGASTIAASEPLVVLVNKGTASASEILAGALKDNKRAVVYGEPTYGKGKIQSVFALSDGSGLAVTVARYETPAHTDIDKVGVTPDRPLPASFPTDEDGFCSCLRDPASCNLNAARLFVRS from the exons ATGCTCCTCCCGGTGCGCCGCCCGCACGTGGCCCCGTCCCGCGCGGCCTCCCCCCGGCACGTCTCCTCCTCCCTGGGCCCCCGATCCAGACAGGTCGACCGGGCCCTCCGGGGCTCCACGGTGGCGCGGGCCAGCCCGGCGGCGACGGAAGCCGCTGCCGCCGGCCTCGGCCGCCGCGCGGTTCTGGGGATGGCGCTCGCCGTGTCCCTGTCCGCGCCCGCCTACTGCAGGGCGCCGCCCCCAT CAGCGTCCGCGCTCACGGAGGAGAACCTGCTGTTCCTGGAGGCGTGGCGCGCGGTGGACCGCGCCTACTACGACAAGTCCTTCAACGGGCAGAGCTGGTTCAGGTACCGCGAGCGCGCCCTCCGCGACGACCCCATGAACACGCGGCAGGAGACAT ATGCGGCGATTAAGAAAATGCTTGCAACCTTGGATGATCCGTTCACTCGGTTATTGGAACCCGAGAAATTCAAGAGTTTGCGG TCTGGCACGCAAGGTGCCCTCACGGGTGTAGGTTTATCCATCGGCTACCCGTTGGCCCTTAAAGGATCACCTTCAGGGCTCTCCGTAATGTCAGCAGCCCCAGGGGGTCCTGCAGAAAAGGCGGGCATTGTGTCTGGAGACGTTATTTTGGCAATTGACGACACAAGCGCACAAGACATGGACATATATGACGCAGCAGATCGCTTACA GGGTCCTGAAGGAAGCTCAATAGATTTGACTATTCTCAGTGGAGCTGATACCAGACATGTTGTTTTGAA GCGAGAAAGATATACTTTAAACCCGGTGAGGTCAAGGATGTGTGAGATTCCAGGTTCAGAGGATAGCTCAAAGATTGGTTACATCAAACTAACAACATTTAACCAAAATGCTGCAG GGTCTGTTAAGGAAGCCATTAAGAAATTAAGGGAGAACAACGTAAAGGCCTTTGTGTTGGATCTGCGGAATAACAG CGGTGGTCTTTTTCCCGAAGGGATTGAGATTGCGAAGATTTG GATGGACAAGGGTGTCATTGTGTATATATGTGATAGCCGTGGTGTCCGTGACATTTATGAGGCAGATGGAGCTAGCACGATTGCTGCATCAGAACCTTTAGTTGTCCTG GTAAACAAAGGAACCGCAAGTGCAAGTGAGATCCTTGCAGGAGCACTGAAAGACAACAAGAGGGCAGTGGTGTATGGGGAACCAACATATGGAAAAGG CAAGATCCAGTCGGTGTTTGCACTGTCCGATGGCTCAGGGTTGGCCGTGACGGTGGCGCGCTACGAAACCCCTGCGCATACTGACATAGATAAG GTCGGTGTGACTCCGGACCGTCCATTGCCGGCATCATTCCCGACCGACGAGGATGGCTTCTGCAGCTGCCTCAGGGACCCAGCTTCTTGCAACCTTAATGCTGCCCGGCTGTTTGTGAGATCGTGA
- the LOC119302863 gene encoding carboxyl-terminal-processing peptidase 2, chloroplastic-like isoform X2, translating to MLLPVRRPHVAPSRAASPRHVSSSLGPRSRQVDRALRGSTVARASPAATEAAAAGLGRRAVLGMALAVSLSAPAYCRAPPPSSALTEENLLFLEAWRAVDRAYYDKSFNGQSWFRYRERALRDDPMNTRQETYAAIKKMLATLDDPFTRLLEPEKFKSLRSGTQGALTGVGLSIGYPLALKGSPSGLSVMSAAPGGPAEKAGIVSGDVILAIDDTSAQDMDIYDAADRLQGPEGSSIDLTILSGADTRHVVLKRERYTLNPVRSRMCEIPGSEDSSKIGYIKLTTFNQNAAGSVKEAIKKLRENNVKAFVLDLRNNSGGLFPEGIEIAKIWMDKGVIVYICDSRGVRDIYEADGASTIAASEPLVVLVNKGTASASEILAGALKDNKRAVVYGEPTYGKGKIQSVFALSDGSGLAVTVARYETPAHTDIDKVGVTPDRPLPASFPTDEDGFCSCLRDPASCNLNAARLFVRS from the exons ATGCTCCTCCCGGTGCGCCGCCCGCACGTGGCCCCGTCCCGCGCGGCCTCCCCCCGGCACGTCTCCTCCTCCCTGGGCCCCCGATCCAGACAGGTCGACCGGGCCCTCCGGGGCTCCACGGTGGCGCGGGCCAGCCCGGCGGCGACGGAAGCCGCTGCCGCCGGCCTCGGCCGCCGCGCGGTTCTGGGGATGGCGCTCGCCGTGTCCCTGTCCGCGCCCGCCTACTGCAGGGCGCCGCCCCCAT CGTCCGCGCTCACGGAGGAGAACCTGCTGTTCCTGGAGGCGTGGCGCGCGGTGGACCGCGCCTACTACGACAAGTCCTTCAACGGGCAGAGCTGGTTCAGGTACCGCGAGCGCGCCCTCCGCGACGACCCCATGAACACGCGGCAGGAGACAT ATGCGGCGATTAAGAAAATGCTTGCAACCTTGGATGATCCGTTCACTCGGTTATTGGAACCCGAGAAATTCAAGAGTTTGCGG TCTGGCACGCAAGGTGCCCTCACGGGTGTAGGTTTATCCATCGGCTACCCGTTGGCCCTTAAAGGATCACCTTCAGGGCTCTCCGTAATGTCAGCAGCCCCAGGGGGTCCTGCAGAAAAGGCGGGCATTGTGTCTGGAGACGTTATTTTGGCAATTGACGACACAAGCGCACAAGACATGGACATATATGACGCAGCAGATCGCTTACA GGGTCCTGAAGGAAGCTCAATAGATTTGACTATTCTCAGTGGAGCTGATACCAGACATGTTGTTTTGAA GCGAGAAAGATATACTTTAAACCCGGTGAGGTCAAGGATGTGTGAGATTCCAGGTTCAGAGGATAGCTCAAAGATTGGTTACATCAAACTAACAACATTTAACCAAAATGCTGCAG GGTCTGTTAAGGAAGCCATTAAGAAATTAAGGGAGAACAACGTAAAGGCCTTTGTGTTGGATCTGCGGAATAACAG CGGTGGTCTTTTTCCCGAAGGGATTGAGATTGCGAAGATTTG GATGGACAAGGGTGTCATTGTGTATATATGTGATAGCCGTGGTGTCCGTGACATTTATGAGGCAGATGGAGCTAGCACGATTGCTGCATCAGAACCTTTAGTTGTCCTG GTAAACAAAGGAACCGCAAGTGCAAGTGAGATCCTTGCAGGAGCACTGAAAGACAACAAGAGGGCAGTGGTGTATGGGGAACCAACATATGGAAAAGG CAAGATCCAGTCGGTGTTTGCACTGTCCGATGGCTCAGGGTTGGCCGTGACGGTGGCGCGCTACGAAACCCCTGCGCATACTGACATAGATAAG GTCGGTGTGACTCCGGACCGTCCATTGCCGGCATCATTCCCGACCGACGAGGATGGCTTCTGCAGCTGCCTCAGGGACCCAGCTTCTTGCAACCTTAATGCTGCCCGGCTGTTTGTGAGATCGTGA